A segment of the Streptomyces sp. Tu 2975 genome:
CTGCTCGAGGCGTTCGTCCTCAACGCGCTGGGCCGCGGGGCCGACGGCCCGCTCGACCGTATCCTCGACGCCCCCACCAACGAGGCGTGGATCGACCCGTGGGTGACCCATCTGCGCTCTCTGGGCGTGGAGTTCAAGGTCGGCTGGACCGTACGGGAGGTGAAGTACGCCACCGGGCGGGTCACCGCGGCCGTGATCGAGAACCCGCAGGGCGGGCACGAGTCGGTGACCGCCGACCACTACATCTCCGCGATGCCGGTGGAACACGCCCGGCGCACCTGGGGACCCGCGCTGCGTGCCGCCGACCCGCAGCTCGCGCGCTGCGACAAGCTGCGGACCGACTGGATGACCGGCATCCAGTTCTATCTGACCGAACGCGCCCCGCTGCTGCACGGCCACCTCAACTGCATCGACTCGCCCTGGGCGCTGACCGCGATCCAGCAGGCCGCGCACTGGCCCGGCCGTGACTTCCCGGCCGACTACGGCGACGGGGTGGCCGTGGACTGCCTGTCGGTGGACGTCTCCGAATGGGACCGGCCCGGCATCCTGTACGGCAGGACCGCGAAGCAGTGCACCCGCACGGAGGTCGCCAAGGAGGTGTGGGCCCAGCTGAAGGCGGCACTGAACGACACCGGCAAGGTGGTCCTCAAGGACAGCGCCCTGCACTCCTGGTTCCTCGACCCCGGCGTCGACGGCCTCGGCACCCCGCACCCCACCAACGACGACGAACTCCTCATCCACCCTGTGGGGACGTTCCACAACCGCCCGCAGGCGGCGACGCGGATCCCGAACTTCTTCCTCGCCGGCGACTACGTCTCGGTCGACATCGACCTCGCGACCATGGAGGGCGCGAACGCCTCCGCCCGTGCCGCCGTCAACGCCCTGCTGGACAACGCCGGCTCCACCGCGCCGCGCTGCACGATCACACCACTGTTCCGTGCCCCGGAGATGGAGCCCTTCAAGCGGCACGACCGCACCCGCCACCGGCTCGGCCTGCCCAACGCGTTCGACCTCGGCTGACGCTTCCCTCTCCGCTCGGACGCGCTCCACCTCGGCCGACGCTTCCACCCGTAGGACGGGCCCGCCCGCGGCCGCCGAGTAGCGTACGGGCATGAAGCTCACCATTCTCGGCGGCGGCGGATTCCGGGTCCCTCTGGTGTACGGGGCACTGCTCGGCGATCAAGGAGAGGGCCGGATCACCCGCGTCACCCTCCACGACGTGGACGGCGGCCGGCTGGACGCCGTGTCCCGGGTGCTCGCCGAGCAGGCGGCCGGGCACCCGGACGCGCCCGAGGTCTTCGTGACCCTGGACCTCGACGAGGCCGTGCGCGGCGCGGACTTCGTCTTCTCCGCCATCCGGGTCGGCGGACTGGAGGGCCGTGCGGCGGACGAGCGGGTCGCCCTCGCCGAAGG
Coding sequences within it:
- a CDS encoding FAD-dependent oxidoreductase codes for the protein MAGAAAVGGTAALATAAATGTAAAAAAPAPSVAVLGGGVAGLTAAHELAERGLRVTVYERRALGGKARSMDVPDSARGGRRPLPAEHGFRFIPGIYHNLPDTMRRIPFPGKPGGVRDNLVAPAEMSFSRTGREDLRIPLPWPGHRPPGLTLDDIRRALTAMLDTALGIPFHETAYFVNRLLVFLTSCDERRDRTWEATPWWEFIRAEEMGYDYQRILAVGLTRNIVATKAEEASTRTVATLLEAFVLNALGRGADGPLDRILDAPTNEAWIDPWVTHLRSLGVEFKVGWTVREVKYATGRVTAAVIENPQGGHESVTADHYISAMPVEHARRTWGPALRAADPQLARCDKLRTDWMTGIQFYLTERAPLLHGHLNCIDSPWALTAIQQAAHWPGRDFPADYGDGVAVDCLSVDVSEWDRPGILYGRTAKQCTRTEVAKEVWAQLKAALNDTGKVVLKDSALHSWFLDPGVDGLGTPHPTNDDELLIHPVGTFHNRPQAATRIPNFFLAGDYVSVDIDLATMEGANASARAAVNALLDNAGSTAPRCTITPLFRAPEMEPFKRHDRTRHRLGLPNAFDLG